From the genome of Geminocystis herdmanii PCC 6308, one region includes:
- a CDS encoding DUF3007 family protein, with translation MRRIDAILIALGIFFLGGVIYYVFQSIGFDATQAGIWSQGLLVLGLMGWVLTYLFRVFTNNMTYHKQVKDYDDAFFAKQLEKMSPEEIEKLMEDNN, from the coding sequence ATGAGAAGAATTGATGCTATTTTAATCGCCTTGGGAATATTTTTCCTTGGCGGTGTTATTTATTATGTCTTTCAATCGATCGGATTTGATGCTACTCAAGCAGGTATTTGGAGTCAAGGATTATTAGTCTTAGGCTTAATGGGTTGGGTATTAACCTATTTATTTCGAGTTTTTACTAACAATATGACTTATCACAAACAAGTTAAAGATTATGATGACGCTTTTTTTGCCAAACAATTAGAAAAAATGTCCCCAGAAGAAATAGAGAAACTCATGGAAGACAATAATTAA